Below is a window of Pseudomonas sp. B21-040 DNA.
CAAGTCCGGCTCCCACAGGGTTATGTGCGGGGCAGGCCATTCGGTTTTCCGAACGCGACCTATTGGTCGATTCGGATAACCGGATTATTCCTCGCAAAAAAACCCGCCATAAATATTTAATATCCTTATAAATCAATGATTTGATGTGAGGCTCCTGGCCTGGCACGAGTCATGCTCTACACTCTTGGACGAACACCTGCCACATCCCTTTCCGGGGCCGGCAAGCATTCGAAGCACAAAAGGGCCGATGAACTGGCTCCATAAAAAAAACAATGTCGAGGAAAATTTGATGCGCATCGTTCCCCATATCCTGGGCGCAGCCATTGCTGCCGCTCTGATCAGCACTCCAGTTTTCGCCGCCGAACTCACCGGCACCCTGAAGAAGATCAAAGAGTCCGGCGTGATCACCCTCGGGCATCGCGATGCCTCCATTCCGTTCTCCTACATTGCCGACGCTTCCGGCAAACCGGTTGGCTACTCCCACGATATCCAGCTGAAAATCGTCGAAGCCATCAAGAAAGACCTGGACATGCCCAACCTCGAGGTCAAATACAACCTCGTGACTTCGCAAACCCGTATCCCGCTGGTGCAAAACGGCACCGTGGACGTCGAGTGCGGCTCCACCACCAACAACGTGGAACGTCAGCAGCAAGTTGACTTCTCCGTCGGCATCTTCGAAATCGGTACCCGCCTGCTGTCCAAGAAAGGTTCGGCTTACAAAGACTTCGACGACCTCAAAGGCAAGAACGTCGTGACCACCGCCGGCACCACGTCCGAGCGCATCCTCAAGTCGATGAACGCCGACAAGCAGATGGGCATGAACGTCATCTCCGCCAAAGACCACGGCGAATCCTTCCAGATGCTGGAATCGGGTCGTGCCGTTGCGTTCATGATGGACGACGCCCTGCTGGCCGGTGAAGCCGCCAAAGCCAAGAAGGCTGATGACTGGGCCGTGACCGGCACTCCGCAGTCCTATGAAATCTACGGCTGCATGATGCGCAAAGGCGACGAGCCGTTCAAAAAGGCTGTGGATGACGCCATCAAGGCCACCTACGCCTCGGGCGAGATCAACAAGATCTACGACAAATGGTTCATGCAGCCAATCCCGCCAAAAGGCCTGAACCTGAACTTCCCGATGAGCAACGAGCTCAAGGCCCTGATCGCCAGTCCGACCGATAAAGCGGCTGACGACAAGAAGTCCTGATTTTCTGACTAACCTTATCTCCTGAGAGGGTCACGGCCCTCCCAGGAGTTTGTCACTCCCTGCTGGTATTTTTGGAAACACTCGAACCGGTGGCTGTCGAGCCGCTCGTGTGTGCCTGAACTTCAAGGTTCGGGCGGGAACGGAGCTTCCCCAGGCGGGCACTTGTACATCGATCGATCTGAGGGGAGACCCTAATGAATTACAACTGGGACTGGGGCGTGTTCTTCAAGTCCACCGGCGTTGGCAGCGAGACTTATCTCGACTGGTACATCGCCGGTTTGGGCTGGACCATTGCCATCGCCATCGTGGCCTGGATCATTGCCCTGACGCTGGGCTCGATCCTGGGCGTCATGCGCACCGTGCCGAATCGCATCGTATCGGGCATCGCGACCTGCTACGTCGAACTCTTCCGTAACGTGCCGCTGCTGGTTCAGCTGTTCATCTGGTACTTCCTGGTGCCCGATCTGCTGCCTGCCGACCTGCAAGAGTGGTACAAGCAGGACCTCAACCCGACCACTTCGGCGTTCCTCAGCGTCGTCGTCTGCCTGGGCCTGTTCACCACCGCTCGCGTTTGCGAACAAGTGCGCACCGGCATTCAGGCCCTGCCAAAAGGCCAGGAATCCGCTGCTCGCGCCATGGGCTTCAAGCTGCCACAGATCTACTGGAACGTGCTGCTGCCCCAGGCCTACCGGATCATCATTCCGCCGCTTACCTCGGAATTCCTCAACGTGTTCAAGAACACGTCCGTGGCCTCGCTGATCGGCCTGATGGAATTGCTCGCGCAAACCAAACAGACCGCCGAGTTCTCCGCGAACCTGTTCGAAGCGTTCACCCTGGCAACACTGATCTACTTCACCCTGAACATGAGCCTGATGTTGCTGATGCGCATGGTCGAGAAGAAAGTCGCCGTACCGGGCCTGATCTCCGTAGGGGGTAAATGATGGAATTCGACTTCTCGGGCATCATCCCGTCCCTGCCGGGTTTGTGGAACGGCATGGTCATGACCCTCAAGCTGATGGTCATGGGCGTGGTCGGCGGCATTGTCCTCGGCACCATCCTGGCGCTGTGCCGTCTGTCCCACAGCAAACTGCTGTCGAACCTTGCCGGCGCCTACGTTAACTATTTCCGCTCGATCCCGCTGCTGCTGGTCATCACCTGGTTCTACCTGGCGGTGCCGTTCGTATTGCGCTGGATCACCGGCGAAGACACCCCGATCGGCGCATTCGCCTCGTGCATCGTGGCCTTCATGATGTTTGAAGCCGCGTACTTCTGCGAAATCGTCCGGGCCGGTGTGCAATCGATTCCCAAAGGTCAGATGGGCGCCGCCCAGGCCCTGGGCATGTCGTACGGCCAGATGATGCGCTTGATCATCCTGCCGCAAGCGTTCCGCAAGATGACCCCGCTGTTGCTGCAGCAGAGCATCATCCTGTTTCAGGACACCTCGCTGGTCTACGCCGTCGGCCTGGTGGACTTCCTCAATGCTTCGCGCGCCAGTGGCGACATTATTGGCCGCTCCAATGAGTTCCTGATTTTCGCGGGTCTCGTGTACTTCATCATCAGCTTTGCCGCCTCGCAGCTGGTCAAGCGTCTGCAAAAAAGGTTCGCCGTATGATCTCTATCAAAAGCATCAACAAGTGGTATGGGGACTTCCAGGTACTGACTGATTGCAGCACCGAGGTCAAAAAAGGCGAAGTGATCGTAGTGTGCGGGCCATCCGGTTCCGGCAAATCGACCCTGATCAAATGCGTCAACGCCCTGGAGCCGTTCCAGAAAGGCGACATCGTGGTCGATGGCACGTCCATCGCCGACCCGAAGACCAACCTGCCGAAACTGCGTTCGCGCGTGGGCATGGTGTTCCAGCATTTCGAGCTGTTCCCGCACCTGACCATCACCGAAAACCTGACCATCGCGCAGATCAAGGTGTTGGGCCGCAGCAAGGAAGAGGCTACCAAGAAGGGCCTGCAACTGCTTGAGCGCGTAGGCCTGTCGGCTCACGCCCACAAACATCCGGGCCAACTGTCCGGTGGTCAGCAGCAGCGCGTGGCGATTGCCCGTGCACTGGCGATGGACCCGATCGTCATGCTGTTCGATGAACCGACCTCGGCGCTGGACCCGGAAATGGTCAACGAAGTGCTCGACGTGATGGTGCAACTGGCCCACGAGGGCATGACCATGATGTGCGTGACCCACGAAATGGGCTTCGCCCGTAAAGTGGCGGACCGGGTGATCTTCATGGACGCCGGCAAAATCATCGAAGACTGCCAGAAAGAAGAGTTCTTCGGTGACATCAGCGCCCGCGCCGAACGGACACAGCACTTCCTCAACAAGATTCTGCAGCACTAAGAAAAACACCGCTCTCCTGTAGGAGCACGGCTTGCCGACGATGGCGTCATGGTCGATGTCATCACCGGCAAGCCGTGCTCCTACAGGGGCAGGTGATGATCCGAAGATTTGTGTTGTGGTTGACCCAAGGCATCTGTGATGAAATGCGACCCCACTCTCTATCGCGCCGCGCCGCCATCACTTGCCGTGAAACCCCGTCTGGTTCGCCATTTATTCCTGCCGCCGCTGATCATCGCCCTGATGATCGGATTGGGTTTTGCCGGCTTCTGGATCAGTGAACACTATGGCATTCGCAGCCTCAGCGAGAACGGCCAGCGTCAGCTCGAACTGCACGCCCGCGCCGTCGAGAGTGAAATCAGCAAATACACCTACCTGCCCAGCCTGCTGGAACTCGAAACCAGCGTACCCACGCTGCTGGCCGACCCGACGCCAGAACATCGGCAAACGGTTAATGAATACCTCGAAGGCCTGAACCGGCGCAGCCGCAGTCGGGCTATCTATGTGATGGACACCACTGGCCGCGTCATGGCCACCAGTAACTGGCGCGATGTCGACAGTTACCTGGGCGAAGACCTGTCCTTCCGTGCCTATTTCCAGAATGCCGTGCGCGGTCAGCCGGGGCGCTTCTATGGCATCGGCAGCACCAACGGCGAACCCGGCTATTACCTGGCCCATGGCCTGGAAGAACACGGCAAGATCATCGGCGTCGCGGTGGTCAAGGTCCGTCTCGAAGCCATGGAAGAACGCTGGCAACGGGCGCGCCTCGAAGCCTTCGTCAGCGACGAAAACGGCATCATCATCCTGTCCAGCGATCCGGCACGACGACTGAAGTCGGTGGTGCCGTTGAGCGATGAGACCAAGGAAAAACTCGCCCGCAGTCTCCAGTACTACTGGTTCCCATTGAACGAACTGCAACCGCTGGCCCGTGAAACCCTGGCCGAAGGCGTGGAAAAACTGACCTTCCCCGCCAACAGCGAAGTGGCGTCCGACGAAGAAAACATCAGCTACCTGGCTCAGACCCGGCCCTTGAGCGACACGCCGTGGAACTTCACCCTGCTCACGCCGCTTCAGGATTTGCGCCGCGAAGCGATCAATCAGGGGATTCTGGTGGCGGTGGCCTTCGCCCTCGTGGCGTTCCTGCTGATCGCCTGGAACGAGCGACGCAAAGTGATTGCCACCCGCCTCGCGGCCCGGGAAGCCTTGCAGGAAGCCAACAATCAACTGGAGCGTCGGATTACCGAACGCACCACCGACCTGCGCGCCAGCAACGAACGGCTCAAGGGCCAGATTCGCGAGCGCCGGCACGCCGAAGAGACGCTGCGCCGGGCTCAGGATGAACTGGTGCAGGCCGGTAAACTCGCGGCCATCGGCCAGATGTCGACCAGCATCGCCCACGAATTGAACCAGCCATTGGCCGCGCTGCGGACCTTGTCCGGCAACACCGTGCGCTTTCTGGAGCGCGGTCAGCTGGATATCGCCAGCACCAACCTCAAGACCATCAATGAACTGATCGACCGCATGGGCCGGATCACCGCCAGCCTGCGCTCCTTCGCGCGTCGCGGTGACGACAAAGGTCAGGCAAGCCTTGGCAAAGCCATTGACGCTGCCTTGCAACTGCTCGGCGGTCGGGTGGAAAGCGCGCACCTGCAATTGCACCGCGACTTCAGCGACCTGCAGGTGCAAATCGACCAGACCCGCCTCGAACAGATTCTGGTCAACCTGATCGGTAACGCCCTTGATGCCATGCAGGCTCAGCCGGTGCCGGAACTGTGGCTGGAAGGCGACGTGTTCGACGGCAAGTATCGCCTTCGTGTGCGCGACAACGGCCACGGCATTGATGCCGAAGCGCGCAAGCATCTGTTCGAGCCGTTCTTCACCACCAAACCCGGTGAACAAGGCCTGGGCCTTGGCCTGACCCTGTCCGCCAGCCTGGCCGCAGCCACCGGCGGGCAACTGGGTGTCGAACACCCGGCCAGCGGTGGTACCTCTTTTGTCCTCAGTTTACCGTTGGTAAGCCCTACTTCCGCCGAGCCAATATGAACAACGACCTTAGCGTGCTGATCGTCGAAGACGACCCCCATGTGCTGCTCGGCTGCCAACAGGCGCTGACCCTGGAAGACATTCCCTGCGTGGGCGTGGGCAGCGCCGAGGAAGCACTGGAACGCGTCGGCGACAACTTTGCCGGCATCGTCATCAGTGACATTCGCCTGCCCGGC
It encodes the following:
- a CDS encoding glutamate/aspartate ABC transporter substrate-binding protein; translated protein: MRIVPHILGAAIAAALISTPVFAAELTGTLKKIKESGVITLGHRDASIPFSYIADASGKPVGYSHDIQLKIVEAIKKDLDMPNLEVKYNLVTSQTRIPLVQNGTVDVECGSTTNNVERQQQVDFSVGIFEIGTRLLSKKGSAYKDFDDLKGKNVVTTAGTTSERILKSMNADKQMGMNVISAKDHGESFQMLESGRAVAFMMDDALLAGEAAKAKKADDWAVTGTPQSYEIYGCMMRKGDEPFKKAVDDAIKATYASGEINKIYDKWFMQPIPPKGLNLNFPMSNELKALIASPTDKAADDKKS
- a CDS encoding amino acid ABC transporter permease, producing MNYNWDWGVFFKSTGVGSETYLDWYIAGLGWTIAIAIVAWIIALTLGSILGVMRTVPNRIVSGIATCYVELFRNVPLLVQLFIWYFLVPDLLPADLQEWYKQDLNPTTSAFLSVVVCLGLFTTARVCEQVRTGIQALPKGQESAARAMGFKLPQIYWNVLLPQAYRIIIPPLTSEFLNVFKNTSVASLIGLMELLAQTKQTAEFSANLFEAFTLATLIYFTLNMSLMLLMRMVEKKVAVPGLISVGGK
- a CDS encoding amino acid ABC transporter permease, yielding MEFDFSGIIPSLPGLWNGMVMTLKLMVMGVVGGIVLGTILALCRLSHSKLLSNLAGAYVNYFRSIPLLLVITWFYLAVPFVLRWITGEDTPIGAFASCIVAFMMFEAAYFCEIVRAGVQSIPKGQMGAAQALGMSYGQMMRLIILPQAFRKMTPLLLQQSIILFQDTSLVYAVGLVDFLNASRASGDIIGRSNEFLIFAGLVYFIISFAASQLVKRLQKRFAV
- a CDS encoding amino acid ABC transporter ATP-binding protein, which produces MISIKSINKWYGDFQVLTDCSTEVKKGEVIVVCGPSGSGKSTLIKCVNALEPFQKGDIVVDGTSIADPKTNLPKLRSRVGMVFQHFELFPHLTITENLTIAQIKVLGRSKEEATKKGLQLLERVGLSAHAHKHPGQLSGGQQQRVAIARALAMDPIVMLFDEPTSALDPEMVNEVLDVMVQLAHEGMTMMCVTHEMGFARKVADRVIFMDAGKIIEDCQKEEFFGDISARAERTQHFLNKILQH
- a CDS encoding sensor histidine kinase yields the protein MKCDPTLYRAAPPSLAVKPRLVRHLFLPPLIIALMIGLGFAGFWISEHYGIRSLSENGQRQLELHARAVESEISKYTYLPSLLELETSVPTLLADPTPEHRQTVNEYLEGLNRRSRSRAIYVMDTTGRVMATSNWRDVDSYLGEDLSFRAYFQNAVRGQPGRFYGIGSTNGEPGYYLAHGLEEHGKIIGVAVVKVRLEAMEERWQRARLEAFVSDENGIIILSSDPARRLKSVVPLSDETKEKLARSLQYYWFPLNELQPLARETLAEGVEKLTFPANSEVASDEENISYLAQTRPLSDTPWNFTLLTPLQDLRREAINQGILVAVAFALVAFLLIAWNERRKVIATRLAAREALQEANNQLERRITERTTDLRASNERLKGQIRERRHAEETLRRAQDELVQAGKLAAIGQMSTSIAHELNQPLAALRTLSGNTVRFLERGQLDIASTNLKTINELIDRMGRITASLRSFARRGDDKGQASLGKAIDAALQLLGGRVESAHLQLHRDFSDLQVQIDQTRLEQILVNLIGNALDAMQAQPVPELWLEGDVFDGKYRLRVRDNGHGIDAEARKHLFEPFFTTKPGEQGLGLGLTLSASLAAATGGQLGVEHPASGGTSFVLSLPLVSPTSAEPI